The Vicia villosa cultivar HV-30 ecotype Madison, WI linkage group LG1, Vvil1.0, whole genome shotgun sequence genome includes a region encoding these proteins:
- the LOC131595077 gene encoding uncharacterized protein LOC131595077: MGHAGCQKCIRQGDPISPLLFVLIMEYLHRYLGTLNSNSEFHYHPKCKKLKITHICFADDLLLFSRGDVESVKGLMQKFNEFSAATGLKANPSKCRIYFGGTSVIDQANIKEVTSYGLGQLPFKYLGVPLSSRKLTIHQCQPLIDRMLAKIQHWSTKFLSYAGRTQLVQSTLLAITNYWTQVFPLPKKIIHRVEALCKNFLWSGKATGKRALVAWDKVCDPHNAGGLNITALDCWNKATFAKLLWNLHKKEDKLWIRWLDAYYMKGVDIMQWQMKQDCSWIFKSIMKKRDMIRCSPYWMKSLNDNSFSTRKMYTELRGDRADMNWRKLFYQNYARPRARFILWLTVLGRIPTKDRLGRIGIHTDGKCSACDQPETVLHLFFDCSFTQQIWTKVLTWLGYQIQRRDWSREWQWIMEETAKKGWKRCLLKMVVAETIYHVWQYRNERVFGNTNQTMNIDERIKIMVMIRGQHKRKLAEHLDVEHMLIK; encoded by the coding sequence ATGGGTCATGCTGGCTGTCAGAAGTGTATCCGACAGGGAGACCCTATCTCGCCGCTTCTCTTTGTACTCATCATGGAGTATCTCCACAGATATCTGGGCACACTAAACAGCAACTCTGAGTTTCACTATCATCCGAAATGCAAAAAGCTGAAGATCACGCACATTTGCTTTGCTGACGACCTTTTACTTTTCTCAAGAGGTGATGTTGAATCCGTGAAAGGATTGATGCAGAAGTTCAATGAATTCTCCGCGGCCACGGGACTCAAAGCTAACCCGTCTAAGTGTAGAATTTATTTTGGTGGAACATCGGTAATTGACCAGGCAAATATTAAGGAGGTGACTTCTTACGGTTTGGGGCAGCTACCATTTAAATATCTGGGTGTACCTCTCTCTAGCAGGAAACTCACGATACATCAGTGCCAGCCTCTCATTGATAGAATGCTCGCGAAAATACAACACTGGTCCACAAAGTTCTTGAGTTACGCAGGTAGAACTCAGCTGGTTCAAAGTACGTTGCTAGCTATTACGAATTATTGGACTCAAGTTTTTCCTTTGCCTAAGaaaataattcatagagttgaagcTTTGTGTAAAAATTTCTTATGGTCGGGGAAAGCAACTGGGAAGAGAGCGCTTGTAGCCTGGGATAAAGTCTGTGATCCTCATAATGCTGGAGGATTAAACATTACGGCGTTGGATTGCTGGAACAAAGCCACGTTCGCAAAGTTACTTTGGAACCTTCATAAGAAGGAGGACAAACTCTGGATTCGATGGCTTGATGCATATTATATGAAGGGTGTCGACATAATGCAATGGCAAATGAAACAAGACTGTTCATGGATTTTCAAAAGTATTATGAAGAAAAGAGACATGATTCGATGCAGCCCCTATTGGATGAAAAGTCTAAATGACAATAGTTTTAGCACACGGAAAATGTACACTGAGCTGAGAGGTGATAGGGCTGACATGAATTGGAGGAAATTGTTTTATCAAAATTATGCTCGCCCCCGTGCTCGGTTTATTCTTTGGCTTACTGTTCTGGGCAGAATCCCTACGAAGGATAGACTAGGGCGTATTGGTATTCACACTGATGGAAAATGCAGTGCGTGTGACCAACCCGAGACGGTCCTTCACCTGTTTTTTGACTGCAGCTTCACACAACAGATTTGGACCAAGGTACTCACATGGCTCGGGTACCAAATACAGAGGCGGGACTGGAGTAGAGAGTGGcaatggattatggaagaaactGCAAAGAAGGGCTGGAAGAGATGTCTACTAAAAATGGTTGTTGCTGAAACCATTTATCATGTATGGCAATATAGAAATGAAAGAGTTTTTGGGAACACTAATCAAACCATGAATATAGATGAGAGAATAAAAATCATGGTAATGATTCGTGGGCAACATAAAAGGAAACTAGCTGAGCATTTGGATGTGGAACACATGCTGATTAAGTAA
- the LOC131595086 gene encoding uncharacterized protein LOC131595086 yields MIVWNVRGLNKHARCLEVGAHLRKLQVHCIALLETRVRNKNCGTIRKRLGFQWEFIDNYEHHNNGRIWLAWNPVEMKVIARDKSDQLIHSEAAEYNDMEQMMTDTSLFEHETIGPHFTWSNRQTANLICSRIDRALTNAKWFHAFPNSEIDVLSPHISDHSPLRVRQDSSVVVNKNRRRFAFLNCIAKHPDFLHIVTANWAPNQHDSPMYRLWKNLQKLQYPLKGLSWQMTEGVRNLRDSRQRLDQAHEKWAKDQQNANICLEVKNLTEDVMKYSEIEEQILKQKSKSDWINLGDGNNAYFYANLKQKNK; encoded by the exons ATGATCGTATGGAACGTTCGTGGGCTCAATAAACATGCTAGGTGCCTTGAGGTAGGAGCTCACCTCAGAAAATTACAGGTACACTGCATTGCGCTCCTTGAGACTCGTGTTCGTAATAAAAACTGCGGCACTATCCGTAAAAGATTAGGTTTTCAATGGGAGTTCATTGACAACTATGAACACCATAATAATGGAAGGATCTGGCTGGCTTGGAACCCTGTGGAGATGAAAGTGATAGCCCGTGATAAATCGGATCAATTGATACATAGTGAG GCTGCAGAGTATAATGATATGGAACAGATGATGACTGACACTAGCTTATTTGAACATGAAACAATAGGTCCTCATTTTACATGGTCAAATAGGCAAACAGCAAATTTGATTTGCTCCAGAATTGATAGAGCTCTCACAAATGCAAAATGGTTCCATGCTTTCCCAAACTCTGAAATTGATGTGCTTTCACCACATATCTCGGATCACTCCCCTCTGCGAGTTAGACAGGATTCTAGTGTGGTCGTGAACAAGAACAGAAGACGGTTTGCTTTTCTTAACTGTATTGCAAAGCATCCTGATTTCCTCCACATCGTGACAGCAAACTGGGCACCAAACCAACATGACTCTCCTATGTACAGACTGTGGAAGAATTTACAGAAACTGCAATACCCTCTGAAAGGACTAAGCTGGCAGATGACTGAAGGTGTCCGTAATCTAAGAGATAGCAGGCAGAGATTGGATCAGGCCCATGAAAAATGGGCTAAGgatcaacaaaatgcaaacatTTGTCTTGAGGTTAAAAACCTAACTGAGGATGTGATGAAGTATAGTGAGATTGAAGAACAAATTCTGAAGCAGAAATCCAAGAGTGATTGGATCAATTTGGGGGACGGAAATAACGCGTATTTCTATGCCAATCTCAAACAGAAGAACAAGTAG
- the LOC131595094 gene encoding uncharacterized protein LOC131595094, whose translation MYAIGNNLSMHAVKKFMSLTWNFVTLPELYYNEEGYFLVRFKTRLDRDAVLMRGPYTVFKKPILLHEWTPKFTLQDDVLRVLPIWVIFPQLPLYCWGEHSIGKIANAIGKPLLTDECTSKKLRVSYARVLIEVDVTKQLRTHITIRDPQGEKMLQQVEYEWTPPYCTVCNKVGHVCKQTEAQARKKKEGKQAWEQKKPQEKQAEPTVNVPKGTEQPKPDHVETEVPKPTEMETEVPWTVVQNRSRGKAPQDIQVENNNILGGLHIGEGSQSTGVT comes from the coding sequence ATGTACGCCATAGGAAATAATCTTTCTATGCACGCAGTAAAGAAATTCATGTCTCTCACTTGGAATTTTGTCACCCTGCCGGAATTATACTATAATGAGGAGGGGTATTTCCTTGTCCGATTCAAGACACGACTGGATAGAGATGCGGTCTTAATGCGAGGACCATACACAGTATTCAAGAAGCCTATCTTGTTACATGAATGGACCCCCAAATTTACGCTGCAAGATGATGTCCTACGAGTTCTCCCAATCTGGGTGATATTCCCACAATTGCCGTTATATTGCTGGGGGGAACATAGCATAGGGAAAATTGCGAACGCCATAGGAAAGCCGTTACTCACGGATGAGTGTACATCAAAGAAATTAAGAGTTTCGTATGCAAGGGTACTCATTGAAGTGGACGTTACGAAGCAACTAAGAACCCACATCACAATCCGCGATCCACAGGGGGAAAAGATGTTACAACAAGTAGAGTATGAATGGACGCCGCCATATTGCACTGTGTGTAATAAAGTTGGGCATGTGTGCAAGCAAACAGAAGCTCAGGCTCGGAAAAAGAAGGAGGGGAAACAAGCATGGGAACAAAAGAAACCTCAAGAAAAGCAAGCAGAACCTACTGTGAATGTACCTAAAGGCACTGAACAACCAAAGCCTGATCATGTGGAAACAGAAGTACCAAAACCTACTGAAATGGAAACAGAGGTCCCTTGGACAGTGGTTCAAAATCGGAGCAGAGGAAAAGCACCACAGGACATACAAGTAGAAAACAACAACATATTGGGGGGCTTGCATATAGGAGAGGGCTCTCAATCTACTGGTGTTACATGA
- the LOC131595097 gene encoding ubiquitin-like domain-containing protein CIP73 produces the protein MEGQSSNEGSSTGNVSADSSDSTVQLNIKTLDSRIYSFQVEKNIPVSLFKEKIASEIGVPVNQQRLIFRGKVLKDEHVLSEYHVENGHTLHLVERQPNPPQTSGAGSVETTSTNSNRGNGAGSGAPRNRVGQISHSVVLGTFNVGEQVESTAQDLTRVFALVGIQIFSFKFYMRFGILLTTATTNVKIMKLSIP, from the exons ATGGAGGGACAATCTTCTAATGAAGGTTCCAGTACCGGCAATGTCTCAGCAGACTCTTCTGATTCAACTGTTCAGCTCAATATTAAAACTTTAGATTCCCGCATCTACAGTTTTCAAGTTGAAAAAAAT atACCCGTTTCCTTGTTCAAAGAAAAAATTGCTAGTGAAATAGGTGTACCGGTTAATCAGCAACGACTCATATTTAGAGGAAAAGTCCTCAAGGATGAACATGTCCTTTCTGAGTATC atgttgagAATGGGCATACGTTGCATTTAGTTGAAAGACAGCCAAATCCGCCTCAGACTTCTGGTGCGGGTTCCGTTGAGACAACTAGTACAAACAGTAACCGAG GAAACGGTGCTGGATCAGGAGCTCCTCGTAACCGTGTTGGCCAAATTTCACACAGCGTGGTTCTTGGGACTTTTAATGTGGGGGAACAAGTTGAAAGCACTGCTCAAGACCTTACTAGG GTTTTTGCTTTGGTTGGTATTCaaattttttctttcaaattctatATGCGCT TCGGTATTCTGTTGACTACTGCTACAACAAACGTGAAGATAATGAAGTTATCTATCCCTTAA
- the LOC131644883 gene encoding berberine bridge enzyme-like 22 isoform X2 has translation MKVDMETKTTWIEGGATLEETYYAISQASDVYGFSAGSCPTVGVGGHIGGGGFGLLSRKYESLDMYAVARRKREVNRGLLEEKAALASAESHRYVETRKPVPDPQVTGLIYGNKNKDSSNRTQD, from the exons ATGAAG GTTGATATGGAGACGAAAACAACGTGGATTGAAGGTGGTGCAACATTGGAAGAAACTTACTATGCTATCTCTCAGGCAAGTGATGTATATGGGTTCTCAGCTGGATCATGTCCAACTGTAGGAGTTGGCGGACATATTGGTGGTGGGGGGTTCGGTCTGTTGTCTAGAAAATATGAATCACTCGATATGTATGCAGTagcaagaagaaaaagagaggtcAACAGAGGGCTGTTGGAG GAAAAAGCGGCTCTTGCATCGGCTGAGTCGCATCGATATGTTGAGACTCGAAAACCTGTTCCTGATCCTCAA GTTACAGGTTTGATATATGGAAACAAAAACAAAGATAGTTCAAATAGGACACAGGATTAG
- the LOC131644883 gene encoding berberine bridge enzyme-like D-2 isoform X1 produces MMNLNHVKVDMETKTTWIEGGATLEETYYAISQASDVYGFSAGSCPTVGVGGHIGGGGFGLLSRKYESLDMYAVARRKREVNRGLLEEKAALASAESHRYVETRKPVPDPQVTGLIYGNKNKDSSNRTQD; encoded by the exons ATGATGAATTTAAACCATGTTAAGGTTGATATGGAGACGAAAACAACGTGGATTGAAGGTGGTGCAACATTGGAAGAAACTTACTATGCTATCTCTCAGGCAAGTGATGTATATGGGTTCTCAGCTGGATCATGTCCAACTGTAGGAGTTGGCGGACATATTGGTGGTGGGGGGTTCGGTCTGTTGTCTAGAAAATATGAATCACTCGATATGTATGCAGTagcaagaagaaaaagagaggtcAACAGAGGGCTGTTGGAG GAAAAAGCGGCTCTTGCATCGGCTGAGTCGCATCGATATGTTGAGACTCGAAAACCTGTTCCTGATCCTCAA GTTACAGGTTTGATATATGGAAACAAAAACAAAGATAGTTCAAATAGGACACAGGATTAG